Genomic window (Acidobacteriota bacterium):
GAAGGATCTCGGGATAGTCCGATTTCCCCACTGCCGCAAAGGATCACGCAGCAAGAAGTATTCTCCCGGCTATTCGCGACGATCCGCGAAAATTCGCGGGAGAATTGCTATTGCTTGCTCTCGGTTGAATCCGATTGTGATGCGGCGCCTTTCGGACGACTCACCCGCGGATAGGACAACGTAAATCCCGTCGCATAGTATTGAGTCAAATGAATCGGCGCTCGGCCGATCGGAACCGAATTACGTTTGACCAAATATGTGCTAAGGTAGCAATCGCGAAGCGACTGTTGTTCGGTATCAGCTCCGAGCCAGAGCAAATCAAGAACCGGACTGAACGGGCCGAACATCCACATCGTCATCCGCATTGTCATAGTGAGCAGCGAGGGTTTCCCACCTTTGGCGTTGACCAGCCGAATGCCTAGCAGTTTGAAACCAATCGACCCAAAATCAGACCGTTTTACCGGTGCGAGGTAGACCCAAATGGCGGTGAGATACAAGAGCCAGAAGCAGCCGCTTGGATCACCATCAATGGCACCCGAGATTATCAAAATTGCGAATGGGATCCAAAGCACGGTCCCGACGATCAGAAGGACGAGCAAGTCTATCGCCGTAACAAGCAATCGGGGCAAGAACCCGGCGTATTGCTTCTTCTCGTAGTAATCTGCGTCGCCCAATGAATTGTCTGCCAGTCGAATGCTCATTGTCGCACTACGCTCCAGCATCAGCCGCGGCGCGCGGCGCCTTCCGCCGAATGCTTTTGTTAGTCCGCTCCCGACAAAATTACCACATTCTTCGCGAGAGTCTTGAACCGTTCACCGTTTTGCTGGACAACGGTGATGGTGATGTGACCTGTCTTGCTGGTGTTGATGTCTCTGACGATGCCGGCCTTTCCGGTATGTGTGCCGCCGACCACCTTGCAGCGGGCGCCGTCGCTTATTTCTTGTGGTTCTTTTGATTCCATCCTCGTCGCTCCATTGTATCCGTTTCCGGTCGGTTGGGCCTCAGTCCGTCTGACTGCTCATACCGGACCGTTCGGAAAACATCCTGATTCCGCGCGTTATGCGCATTCCGGCCCGGCGCGACAAGAGCCTTCCTTCCGCAGTTCAATTCGGTGACATTATAACCCATATGTTTGTTGGCGAAATTGCAAATCGACCCTTGTGTGTCCCATTTACCTGATTGGGACATCATACTCGGCCAATCGAGACATTGTAAGGCTGATCGGGACATATTTATCTCAAATTACGCAATAGCGAATATTCTCCCGCGAAACATCACGCCAAATACGCGAGTTCGATTCTGCTGTCAGGAAGTGGCCCGGAAAACCTCGGCACTTGTCAGCACGCTCAACCTGGGCGATAAACGACGTTGCCACAATAGCTTGCAAGTTTGACGCGGTCAGATTACGCTCGGCCGGGCCGGTCACATCGACAAGACAGTTTCGCGGTTCTTAGCGTTTTTTCGCGGTCAAAATTTCCGGCTTGGAAGATCCGGGATTCCTCGGATTCGGTGAAAACGGAGACACTCTTGATGCACAAGCATCACGTGATCGGCGACATCGAACTCACGGTTGCACTAATTTCAACATATCCAAATTCCGTGGTCCGGCTCGTCGTCTGTGTCCAAGCCGTACTTGGTACGATAGTCTCAGGAGTCCAGGGGAATTTCGTTTGTTGCGTCCCGAAACGTTTCGTTTGAAAGTTTGAAATCGCTGACATAATGGAGATAAAGCTCTCTTATCAATGGGTTGGCGGATTTTTGC
Coding sequences:
- a CDS encoding RDD family protein is translated as MSIRLADNSLGDADYYEKKQYAGFLPRLLVTAIDLLVLLIVGTVLWIPFAILIISGAIDGDPSGCFWLLYLTAIWVYLAPVKRSDFGSIGFKLLGIRLVNAKGGKPSLLTMTMRMTMWMFGPFSPVLDLLWLGADTEQQSLRDCYLSTYLVKRNSVPIGRAPIHLTQYYATGFTLSYPRVSRPKGAASQSDSTESKQ
- a CDS encoding RNA-binding protein, with translation MESKEPQEISDGARCKVVGGTHTGKAGIVRDINTSKTGHITITVVQQNGERFKTLAKNVVILSGAD